One Myripristis murdjan chromosome 18, fMyrMur1.1, whole genome shotgun sequence DNA window includes the following coding sequences:
- the LOC115376084 gene encoding uncharacterized protein LOC115376084, which yields MRLGKASSFSVEKLRDSAADIQRHTGLPDYSTFLTLYRFLRPKGSGQMQYWGSVFKPPPLSVLQGRQRSGGNELGRHRKLSPMDELLLTLIRLWRGSPRKELASRFGVSESVVTRVFITWCNVMYEHFQQLPIVWSSETEEQEEEEGRPTQDARGRRQHAVKTVPAAVKEAYLQAAAYLTQSALPVGSKTRAFDKPLSRDRLVEFLERYSTADGSRDEDMEEELGRPEQSFSESDES from the exons ATGCGGCTGGGGAAGGCGAGCAGTTTCTCGGTGGAGAAGCTAAGGGACAGTGCGGCCGACATCCAGCGGCACACGGGCCTCCCCGACTACAGCACCTTCCTCACCCTGTACCGCTTCCTGAGGCCCAAAGGCAGCGGCCAGATGCAGTACTGGGGCTCCGTGTTCAAG CCGCCGCCTCTGTCCGTCCTGCAGGGGAGGCAGCGGTCCGGTGGGAACGAGCTGGGCCGGCACCGTAAGCTCAGCCCGATGGACGAGCTCCTGCTGACTCTGATCCGGCTGTGGCGCGGCTCGCCCAGGAAGGAGCTCGCCTCCCGATTCGGCGTCTCGGAGAGCGTGGTGACCCGGGTGTTCATCACGTGGTGCAACGTCATGTACGAGCACTTCCAGCAGCTTCCCATCGTCTGGTCCAGCGAGacggaggagcaggaggaggaggaggggaggccgACGCAGGACGCTCGAG GCCGGCGGCAGCACGCTGTGAAGACGGTTCCCGCTGCGGTGAAGGAGGCGTACCTGCAGGCCGCTGCCTACCTCACTCAGTCCGCCTTACCGGTCGGTTCAAAGACGCGGGCCTTCGACAAACCGCTGAGCCGTGACCGCCTGGTGGAGTTTTTAGAGCGGTACTCAACAGCAGACGGCAGCCGGGACgaggacatggaggaggagcTCGGCAGACCTGAGCAATCGTTCAGCGAATCGGATGAGAGCTGA
- the cited1 gene encoding cbp/p300-interacting transactivator 1: MTSLLFPGNAHAAMKDLSSSSSPLTSLLHYPSSKTSVAPFSPSSTASSPGSSLTSAPLSKPQPFCLQTGPHLIASMQLQKLNSHYQSLASASAGHPASGGAQRGFGASALGTGTQILSPSGGLGGGGMGVGIAMGNQGSGAGGIIDFDPVDEEVLMSLVVELGLDRANELPELWLGQNEFDFMSDVPAGC; encoded by the coding sequence CACTGCTGTTCCCTGGCAACGCCCACGCTGCGATGAAGGacctgtcctcctcctcgtctcctctcacctccctgCTCCACTACCCCTCCTCCAAAACCTCCGTGGCGCCCTTCTCCCCGTCCTCCACCGCCTCGTCTCCCGGCTCGTCCCTGACCTCGGCGCCGCTCTCCAAACCTCAGCCCTTCTGCCTGCAGACGGGCCCTCACCTCATCGCCAGCATGCAGCTGCAGAAACTCAACTCGCACTACCAGAGTCTGGCCAGCGCCTCCGCGGGACATCCGGCGTCCGGAGGAGCTCAGAGGGGCTTCGGAGCCTCGGCGCTGGGCACGGGGACCCAGATCCTCAGCCCGTCCGGAGGCCTTGGCGGCGGCGGGATGGGCGTCGGTATCGCCATGGGAAACCAAGGCTCCGGCGCCGGCGGGATCATTGATTTCGACCCGGTGGACGAGGAAGTTCTCATGTCACTTGTCGTGGAGCTGGGTTTGGACCGAGCCAACGAACTCCCCGAACTCTGGTTGGGTCAGAACGAGTTTGACTTCATGTCAGACGTGCCGGCTGGAtgctga